The DNA region CAGTGCCACTGTCGGCGGAGGAACCTATAATGAGGCTACCGCTGACTTTGGCACGATTGCGGGTGGCGGGGCATTCCGTTCTGACGAAGGCAATAAGGTTATGGACAAGTGGGGCACCGTTAGCGGTGGCAGAAACAACCTGGCAGGGAATATAAACAACGATCCTACCGATGCGGAGTATGCTACCGTGGGTGGGGGCAAGAATAACACCGCCAGCGGCAGCGGAGCCACCATAGGCGGAGGCAGCAGAAACAAGGTCACCGACATCCATGGCACAGTGGGCGGTGGCACGAACAACCAGGCGGGGAGTGATGATGAGATTGCCACCAACGCGGAGCTCGCCACCATCGGCGGAGGCGGAGGCAACGAGGCCAGTGGCACAGCTTCTACCATCGGAGGGGGGTCAGCCAACACTGCTAGTGGCTTTATCTCCACCGTCGGTGGAGGCCGGCTCAACACCGCCTTCGGCGAATATGCCGCCGTCGGTGGAGGCATTAGCAACACCGCTAGCGGTGCCCAATCCACCATCCCTGGTGGCAGTAGAAACGCCGCCGCGGGTGATTACAGCCTCGCGGCTGGCCGGCGAGCCAAGGCAAACCACACCGGCACGTTCGTCTGGAGTGACGCTACCGCTGCAGCCCCGGCCGATTCTTTTTTTTCCACTGGTTCAAACCAATTCCTGGTTCGTGCATCAGGTGGCTTCGGTATCGGGACAACAAGTCCGAATACTCAGTTGCAAGTGACAGACGAGATCAATGGAAACGGCAATTTACTAACTAGCTATGCTACCCTCCTGGAAAATACTTCAGAGGGAACAAGCCCCGATGTTCTTGCCCTCAAGGTTGGAAAGAAAAACCCGGGAAGCGCCGCAAACTTAATCGCATTCTTTGGAGGTGATTTCGATGGTGATGGTAATGACGATCTGATCGGCGAGATACAGGGCGATGGCGCTGGCGGCGTTGAGTTCACTGGCAGCCTGACAGGAGGCGGTGGGGACTATGCAGAGTGGCTGCCCCGGCTGAGGGTGGAAGAAAAGATCGAAAACGGAGACATTGTAGGTGTAACCGGTGGTAAAGTCACCAAAGTGATAGAAGACGCCCACCACATCATGGTTTTAACGAGTAGACCCATTGTCCTTGGCAATGCGCCTGATAAGGGAGAAGAACATCTGTATGAGAAAGTTGCATTTCTTGGCCAGGCGCCGGTGAAAGTTCGAGGAATTGTGAAAGCAGGGGATTTCATCATGCCATCGGGGTTAAATGACGGCGTCGGCATAGCTATATCCCCCGATGAGATGAAACCAATGCACTACGCTCAAATAGTTGGCCAAGCCTGGGAATCTTCGGAAGAAACCGGTGTAAGACTCGTCAACACCCTTGTCGGCCTGAAATCGAATCACACCGGTATGGGTCGTTTACTCACACTTTTGCAGGAACAACAAAAGGAAATTAAAAACCTGGGAACCAGACTTAAAAAATTAGAAAAAATAGAATCGAAAATGGTTGAATTTGATCGGTTAAAAGCAAAGATGGCACAATTAGAAACTGCATACCAAAAAATAGAGAATATAGCTCTGCGGAATGGCGATGTTGCTGAGTCAAAAACGAGCCGGTAAAGTCGCAAACCTGGTAAAGCTTTGGCAAATTAATTCATGATCAAAATAAGGAATTTGTAAAATGAAACTCTTAAAAATGAGAATATTGTTATTCCTGTTTGGCGTCATTGGGATGCTGGCAAATCCCGTTTCAGCCCAAATTAAAATTTCTAACAGTGTTTTTGGTAACGGCGCTGCTGTTGTGTCGGATACCAATAATACAATTATTGCCACCATCGGTCAGCCGGTTATAGGTGTTGCAGCAAATGCCAGCAACACAGTTAGCTCTGGTTTCTGGTATGTAACTGGCTCTGTTATCGTAACCAGTGTTGAAGAACTCCCAGGAACATTGCCGACAGAATTCAGGTTGTATCAAAACTACCCCAATCCTTTCAATCCAACTACGACTATCCAGTTTGACCTACCCGAGCCTTCGGAAGTTACGATTATAATCTTTGATATCCAGGGAAGAGAGGTTACAACACTTTTACAGGAACAACGAGAGTCTGGTGTACATAAAGTGACGCTGGAAGCTTCCGATATACCCAGCGGCGTCTATTTTTATCGTATTCATTCTTCATCAGGTAAAACAAAGAATTTTGTGCAAACGAAGAAATTCGTTCTGTTAAAGTAGGTTTGATGATTTGTTCATGTTCTAAACTTGGCTGTGGCCCGGGGTTTGTTCTTTTGTTAAGAATCCCCATTGTGGTACTCAATTAGATTATTAATAAAAATTAGAAGGAGGAGGTATTTATGAAGACGTTTGTAATTAATTAGAAATAATTGGTTTGTTTCTAGCCAACTTTACACTTTTATTAAACCATTATTATCCAACCATATTTGAAACGACGACCACAAATACGATATTAAGGGAAATGAATATATCAAATAATAATAATTTTGATTAAAATTTATAATTTAACCCAAAAGGGAAATATGCCATTGTAATTCCAATTTGAAATTTGTCTATTTCTCCAAGTCCCAAAAAAATACCGGGCCTTAAAGGCCCCACATCTAATAAACCAGGGTAAACATTTAATTGTGCATTGTAATAAATAGGACCGGTAAATATTAATGATGATAATAAAGAATGATTGTAGTCATAGAAAAATCCAATAGCGCCATCTATTGTTTCCGGGGCAACGTAACGTGTCCAAAACTTCGATCGTATTTTTTGCTTTTCGATTAATTTATTTACAATGCCACCAACACCAAAAGAAATATTATGCCGATTTTCTAAATTATACGTTATTCCTAAAATGCCGGAGGTACCCCAATAAAAAAAAACTGTATACTTCTCATTAATCGGATAATTCAAAACATATTGTTCACCTACATTTTCTATATGATTGTTAAATGGGTTAAAAAAGGGTTGCAAAGACCAATCATATAAAGGCAATGTTTCTGAAAAGAATTTTTTAACACCATCATAACTGAAAAGTAATATACCCAGGGGATTAAAAATTAACATATCGGCAACAGGGTCGACATTTATATAAGTATTATTTCCATTTTCTATAACTTCATTTAAAAAGACATAACTAAGAGAGGTTAATGCAGCAAACATTTTTGGATAGGAGGCTCCGTGGTAATCGTACCATTCACTTAACTTTACATACTTCATTCCGTGGCCTACCAAATGGTTTGCATAATTTGGAAAATATTGAAAATCATCAGCATTTGTGCTGACTGGGAATACTTCGCTGGTTAAAAATTTACGCCATCCATACTTATTGATAGTATCCAGAGGATTTAGTAGGCTTTTTAAAACAATTTGAGAGCCTGTTTTGTAATGTTGCTGGAAAATATTTTTTGAATGTATTCCATTACGCAGCACATCATAACCACCATTTAAGATGACACTTAATGGATTGAACATTATTTCTGAACCAAAATTATTTTGGGGATTATAAAAATAATATTTTTTTTCTTGGGAAAACCCATTGCAGAATGTGGCAAAAATTAAAATCAATAAAACTCTGGACCGGATGTTTTTCAACATAAATATAAAATAAATAATTATTAATAATCCTACATCTTTACATTTCAGGTGATTCTAGTCTCTATTTAGTTGATCTTCTCTAAGCTCAATTAATTCCTCAGGAGCTACTAAATCCTCCCTAGATAATTTAATGTACAGGCGGAGCGCGGTTTATTTTTTGCATAAAACATTTAATCTCCAAAACCAGGTACAATTGGCATTGATGCTAAAGTCAATCCGATTTGAAATTTATCCAATTCACCCACAGACAAAAATAACCCGGGTTTAAACCAATCCTTTTTTATAAACCCGGGATAGATATTTAACCTGTAATTATAAGAATGAGGCCCGGTGAAAATCATCGATGTCATCAGTGAATTGTTGACATCATAAAAAAAACCAACCGCACCATCAATTTTGTTTGGGGCAACAAATCTCGAAACATATTTTGAGTTAATTAACTTTCTTTCAATCAACTTATTAACGATAGTGCCTACGCCCCATGACAACGTACGTCCTTTCTTAAATTGATGACTCAATCCCACAATTCCGGAAATTCCCCAATAGAAAAATGCGCCATATTTTTTATTCAACTTAATCTTAGCTGCAAATTGATCTCCGGCATTTATGATGTTATTGTTTGAAATATTAAA from candidate division KSB1 bacterium includes:
- a CDS encoding T9SS type A sorting domain-containing protein gives rise to the protein MKLLKMRILLFLFGVIGMLANPVSAQIKISNSVFGNGAAVVSDTNNTIIATIGQPVIGVAANASNTVSSGFWYVTGSVIVTSVEELPGTLPTEFRLYQNYPNPFNPTTTIQFDLPEPSEVTIIIFDIQGREVTTLLQEQRESGVHKVTLEASDIPSGVYFYRIHSSSGKTKNFVQTKKFVLLK